Proteins co-encoded in one Sulfuricaulis limicola genomic window:
- a CDS encoding CpsD/CapB family tyrosine-protein kinase, with product MSKIEKALNKARTSGSLRIVSPQQSSSENTSKDLSAVSNATAMIEQRSSSSEAIARMQEKTPLSRLALAHNRVIYPELGENGTVRAFREIRTKIIQKSQGNNAIIMVTSVVSGGGSSFVALNLGVAFAFDAGKTALLLDCNLKNPSLHRLMGRDDAHGLTDFMENPDIDVGDVIHPVGIERLRVIPSGGRREIPSEYFTSLKMKRLLESIKQRYRERYILIDAPPMTASADTQILADLCDFVVLVVPYGRVTHAQVDSCIKAIGDKKLVGVVFNDEPAPPDLRWLRMQLNPLTAIRSLFSR from the coding sequence ATGAGCAAGATCGAAAAAGCCCTGAACAAGGCGCGCACCTCGGGCAGCCTGAGAATAGTGTCACCCCAGCAGTCGTCTTCCGAAAATACCTCCAAGGACCTGTCTGCCGTGAGCAACGCTACGGCGATGATCGAGCAGCGCTCAAGTTCCAGCGAGGCGATCGCCCGCATGCAGGAGAAGACGCCGCTCAGCAGGCTGGCACTGGCCCATAATCGCGTCATCTATCCCGAACTCGGTGAAAACGGGACCGTGCGCGCCTTCCGCGAAATCCGGACCAAGATCATCCAGAAATCCCAGGGCAACAACGCCATCATCATGGTGACTTCGGTGGTCAGCGGCGGCGGGTCCAGCTTTGTGGCGCTTAATCTGGGCGTGGCGTTTGCCTTCGATGCCGGCAAGACTGCGCTCCTGCTGGATTGCAATCTCAAAAATCCCTCGCTGCACCGTTTGATGGGACGTGACGACGCGCATGGCCTGACGGACTTCATGGAAAACCCGGACATCGACGTCGGTGATGTCATACACCCGGTGGGCATCGAGCGGTTGCGTGTCATCCCCTCGGGGGGCAGGCGCGAAATACCCTCAGAATATTTCACCTCATTGAAAATGAAGCGGCTGCTCGAAAGCATCAAGCAGCGTTACCGGGAACGATACATCCTCATTGACGCGCCTCCCATGACGGCATCGGCCGATACCCAGATTCTCGCGGACTTGTGCGATTTCGTCGTGCTGGTGGTGCCATACGGACGCGTGACGCATGCCCAGGTTGACAGCTGCATCAAGGCGATCGGAGACAAGAAGCTGGTCGGAGTCGTATTCAATGATGAACCGGCGCCACCGGATCTTCGCTGGCTGCGGATGCAGCTGAATCCGCTTACGGCCATCCGGAGCCTTTTTTCACGCTAG